Proteins from one Choloepus didactylus isolate mChoDid1 chromosome 4, mChoDid1.pri, whole genome shotgun sequence genomic window:
- the CCDC32 gene encoding coiled-coil domain-containing protein 32, translating into MKMFESTELRATRSGQDLWAEICSCLPNPDQEDGANNAFSDSFVDSYPAGEGQSEAANFAVKPALKPWAPLQDSELYLASLEKKLRKIKGLNQEVTSKDMLQTLAQAKKECWDRFLQEKLASDFFVDGLDSDESTLEHFKRWLQPDKVAISTEEVQYLIPPESQAGKPAAEEEPAAVEQ; encoded by the exons ATGAAAATGTTTGAGAGCACTGAATTGAGAGCCACAAGATCTGGCCAGGACCTCTGGGCTGAAATCTGTTCCTGTCTGCCAAATCCTGATCAAGAGGATGGTGCCAACAACGCCTTCTCAGACTCCTTTGTGGATTCTTATCCTGCAGGCGAAGGCCAAAGTGAGGCAGCAAACTTTGCTGTGAAGCCAGCTCTAAAGCCTTGGGCTCCCTTGCAGGATTCAGAATTGTATTTAGCATCTCTAG agaagaaactgagaaaaatcAAAGGTTTAAATCAGGAAGTGACCTCCAAGGACATGCTTCAAACCCTGGCCCAAGCCAAGAAGGAATGCTGGGATCGTTTCCTCCAGGAGAAGTTAGCATCAGACTTCTTTGTGGATGGACTTGATTCTGATGAGAG CACGTTGGAACATTTCAAGAGGTGGCTGCAGCCAGATAAAGTAGCCATCAGCACGGAGGAGGTCCAGTATCTGATTCCTCCAGAGTCACAGGCTGGGAAGCCGGCGGCCGAGGAGGAGCCAGCAGCCGTGGAACagtaa